One Helianthus annuus cultivar XRQ/B chromosome 12, HanXRQr2.0-SUNRISE, whole genome shotgun sequence genomic region harbors:
- the LOC110893288 gene encoding protein PXR1-like, which yields MSMKKLEAMEDGIRNENVISIEKEILLFIKAKWWGVMTASLKKRDEERLQKSVEKIVDELKETVSQEDGKDEKKDEEVKNEDAADDGNQEKTDEKLEKPAKEADKEKHEKVNEKLIGEADASEAIAEKHQEQEEDQKQMAKEAEVLNTEALKDNDEKLIQKCKILEKENVMG from the exons ATGAGTATGAAGAAGCTAGAAGCTATGGAAGATGGAATAAGAAACGAGAATGTTATATCAATCGAAAAGGAGATCCTGTTGTTCATAAAAGCCAAGTGGT GGGGGGTGATGACAGCTAGCTTGAAGAAAAGAGATGAAGAGAGGTTACAGAAGAGTGTTGAGAAAATCGTGGACGAGCTGAAAGAAACAGTAAGTCAAGAAGATGGTAAAGATGAaaagaaagatgaagaagtgaAGAATGAAGACGCAGCTGATGATGGAAATCAAGAAAAGACTGACGAGAAGCTGGAAAAGCCAGCAAAAGAAGCTGATAAAGAGAAACATGAGAAAGTTAATGAAAAGTTGATTGGTGAAGCTGATGCTAGTGAAGCTATTGCTGAGAAACATCAGGAGCAGGAAGAGGATCAGAAGCAGATGGCAAAAGAAGCCGAGGTGCTAAATACTGAG GCTTTAAAAGATAACGATGAAAAGCTAATACAAAAATGTAAGATTTTAGAAAAAGAAAACGTCATGGGTTAA